In a single window of the Nocardiopsis composta genome:
- a CDS encoding MurT ligase domain-containing protein, with protein sequence MSELPLRAQLASVLGKGAASLSRATGRGDGSVIGGRIALKVEPDLLAKLARGRRLTLVSATNGKTTTTRLITAALRDLGEVATNDQGANMPTGHITALSRYPDARVGVLEVDEKYLPQVIRDTKPAVTVLMNLSRDQMDRASEINLLAKKWRDVLRTSETHVIANADDPLVAWAGLGAQHATWVAGGQRWKEDSWCCPECGGHLKRDPDPHWECPECGLRRPDAGWAVDNASDSVIDPNGGALRLDLGLPGDANRSNAAIALATAAAYGIHPKQALPRLREIRSVAGRYTSVVTHGVEVRLLLAKNPAGWLESFAVLGPPDVPVLLSVNAQIPDGKDTSWLWDVDYTVLRGRRVFVLGERRTDLALRLETDDVAFETADRVDDVVARLKGERPDLTKVDVIANYTAFQQIRAAYGRVQ encoded by the coding sequence ATGAGCGAACTTCCCTTGCGCGCCCAGCTCGCCTCCGTGCTGGGCAAAGGAGCGGCGTCGCTGTCCCGGGCGACCGGGCGGGGCGACGGCTCCGTCATCGGCGGCCGGATCGCGCTCAAGGTCGAGCCGGACCTCCTCGCGAAGCTGGCCCGCGGCCGGCGGCTGACCCTGGTCAGCGCGACCAACGGCAAGACGACCACGACCCGGCTGATCACCGCGGCGCTGCGCGACCTCGGCGAGGTCGCCACCAACGACCAGGGCGCCAACATGCCCACCGGGCACATCACCGCCCTGTCCCGCTACCCCGACGCGCGCGTCGGGGTGCTGGAGGTCGACGAGAAGTACCTGCCGCAGGTCATCAGGGACACCAAGCCCGCGGTGACCGTGCTGATGAACCTCAGCCGGGACCAGATGGACCGCGCCTCGGAGATCAACCTCCTGGCCAAGAAGTGGCGCGACGTCCTGCGGACCAGCGAGACGCACGTCATCGCCAACGCCGACGACCCGCTGGTCGCCTGGGCGGGGCTGGGCGCGCAGCACGCCACCTGGGTGGCGGGCGGGCAGCGCTGGAAGGAGGACTCCTGGTGCTGCCCGGAGTGCGGCGGCCACCTCAAGCGCGACCCCGACCCGCACTGGGAGTGCCCGGAGTGCGGCCTGCGCCGCCCGGACGCCGGCTGGGCCGTGGACAACGCCTCCGACAGCGTGATCGACCCCAACGGCGGCGCGCTCCGGCTGGACCTGGGCCTGCCCGGCGACGCCAACCGGTCCAACGCCGCCATCGCCCTGGCCACCGCCGCCGCCTACGGCATCCACCCCAAGCAGGCGCTGCCGCGGCTGCGCGAGATCCGCTCGGTCGCCGGCCGCTACACCTCGGTGGTCACCCACGGCGTCGAGGTCCGGCTGCTGCTCGCCAAGAACCCGGCCGGCTGGCTGGAGTCCTTCGCGGTGCTCGGCCCGCCGGACGTGCCGGTGCTGCTCTCGGTGAACGCCCAGATCCCCGACGGCAAGGACACCTCCTGGCTGTGGGACGTCGACTACACCGTGCTGCGCGGGCGCCGGGTGTTCGTGCTCGGCGAGCGCCGGACCGACCTGGCGCTGCGCCTGGAGACCGACGACGTCGCCTTCGAGACGGCCGACCGGGTGGACGACGTCGTCGCCCGGCTCAAGGGCGAGCGCCCCGACCTGACCAAGGTCGACGTGATCGCCAACTACACGGCCTTCCAGCAGATCCGCGCGGCCTACGGGCGCGTCCAGTGA
- a CDS encoding FABP family protein — protein sequence MQPEIHPDLEKLSFLIGRWEGVGVAGYEGTEEFQFGQEIEFSYEGGPFLAYRSCAWRIAGDGSLGEYVTSENGYWRIRPAGTELPKDAPEGASPVHVEVLISHPEGFSEVYLGNIFANRVELATDAVLRTETGLEVTAGHRLYGLFGDDRETLGYAWDMAAQGHELRSYMSAQLKRADKKAAKKD from the coding sequence ATGCAGCCTGAAATCCACCCCGATCTTGAAAAACTGTCCTTCCTGATCGGCCGCTGGGAGGGCGTCGGCGTCGCCGGCTACGAGGGGACCGAGGAGTTCCAGTTCGGCCAGGAGATCGAGTTCTCCTACGAGGGCGGCCCGTTCCTGGCCTACCGGTCCTGCGCCTGGCGGATCGCCGGGGACGGTTCGCTCGGCGAGTACGTCACCTCGGAGAACGGCTACTGGCGGATCCGCCCGGCCGGCACCGAGCTGCCGAAGGACGCGCCGGAGGGCGCCTCCCCGGTCCACGTCGAGGTGCTCATCTCGCACCCGGAGGGGTTCAGCGAGGTCTACCTCGGCAACATCTTCGCCAACCGGGTGGAGCTGGCCACCGACGCCGTGCTGCGCACCGAGACCGGCCTGGAGGTGACCGCGGGCCACCGGCTCTACGGGCTGTTCGGCGACGACCGCGAGACCCTCGGCTACGCCTGGGACATGGCGGCCCAGGGGCACGAGCTGCGCTCCTACATGTCCGCCCAGCTCAAGCGGGCCGACAAGAAGGCCGCGAAGAAGGACTGA
- a CDS encoding Imm15 family immunity protein → MAVETDPRFRGDLERLAADAGLCDFDALMEYDGYFDELPLFATFSAVAFLDGLEPRERDRVLVRAAVAHLGRILGHAERHYADREPDFFCAVTVTGWDLLAEGDPLVPRFWRANPSRGVFDHLELAPPAGAGSRRVADFLDRDPDYLLNDDIVPEAGGRRLERVFVQHIGHPVPRTGIGADSGAR, encoded by the coding sequence GTGGCGGTCGAGACCGACCCGCGGTTCCGCGGCGACCTGGAGCGGTTGGCGGCCGACGCCGGTCTGTGCGACTTCGACGCGCTGATGGAGTACGACGGGTACTTCGACGAGCTCCCGCTCTTCGCGACCTTCTCCGCCGTCGCCTTCCTGGACGGGCTGGAGCCCCGGGAGCGCGACCGGGTGCTGGTCCGGGCGGCCGTCGCCCATCTCGGCCGGATCCTCGGACACGCCGAGCGCCACTACGCCGACCGCGAGCCCGACTTCTTCTGCGCGGTCACCGTGACCGGCTGGGACCTCCTGGCCGAAGGGGACCCGCTGGTGCCCCGCTTCTGGCGGGCCAACCCGAGCAGGGGCGTCTTCGACCACCTCGAACTGGCGCCGCCGGCCGGCGCGGGCAGCCGCAGGGTCGCGGACTTCCTCGACCGCGACCCGGACTACCTGCTCAACGACGACATCGTTCCGGAGGCCGGCGGGCGGCGGCTGGAAAGGGTCTTCGTGCAGCACATCGGCCACCCGGTGCCCAGGACCGGCATCGGGGCCGACTCCGGCGCCCGCTGA
- the ygfZ gene encoding CAF17-like 4Fe-4S cluster assembly/insertion protein YgfZ codes for MTSPLLSRPGAVAAEAPDSAVAAHYGEPAQEARALDRSAGWTDRSNRGVVRVAGPDRLSLLHSLTSQALEGVPAGTATEALLMDANGRVKHHMAVLDDGSATWLHTEPGQGAELAAFLDSMRFMLRVEVADATGERAVLTLAGPDRDEVLGKASGSLPEDLPVRREEETAARRASIEGGGGRRAGRIDLLVPRGELSAAASALTEAGARPVGLWAYEADRIAEHRPRQGLDTDERTIPHEAGWIGTAVHLDKGCYPGQETVARVENLGRPPRRLVMLHLDGTAERLPERGAAVELDGRAVGRVGSSARHHELGPIALALVKRNVPVDAEFLVDGVAAAQEVIVPPDTGAAAQDRLRGLRGR; via the coding sequence ATGACCTCACCGCTGCTGAGCCGCCCCGGGGCGGTGGCCGCCGAAGCCCCGGACTCCGCCGTCGCCGCGCACTACGGCGAACCGGCCCAGGAGGCCCGCGCCCTGGACCGCTCCGCCGGCTGGACCGACCGGTCGAACCGCGGCGTCGTCCGGGTGGCCGGCCCGGACCGGCTCTCCCTGCTGCACAGCCTCACCAGCCAGGCGCTGGAGGGCGTGCCCGCCGGCACCGCGACCGAGGCGCTGCTGATGGACGCCAACGGCCGGGTCAAGCACCACATGGCCGTGCTGGACGACGGCTCCGCCACCTGGCTGCACACCGAGCCCGGCCAGGGCGCCGAGCTCGCCGCCTTCCTGGACTCCATGCGGTTCATGCTCCGCGTCGAGGTGGCCGACGCCACCGGGGAGCGGGCCGTGCTGACCCTCGCCGGCCCGGACCGGGACGAGGTGCTGGGCAAGGCCTCCGGGTCGCTCCCGGAGGACCTGCCGGTGCGCCGGGAAGAAGAGACCGCGGCCCGCAGGGCCTCGATTGAGGGTGGTGGCGGGCGACGGGCGGGAAGGATCGATCTGCTGGTGCCGCGCGGGGAGCTGTCCGCGGCCGCCTCCGCGCTGACCGAGGCCGGTGCGCGCCCGGTCGGCCTGTGGGCCTACGAGGCCGACCGGATCGCCGAGCACCGCCCCCGGCAGGGGCTGGACACCGACGAGCGGACCATCCCGCACGAGGCGGGCTGGATCGGCACCGCCGTCCACCTGGACAAGGGCTGCTACCCGGGCCAGGAGACGGTGGCCCGGGTGGAGAACCTGGGCCGGCCGCCCCGCCGGCTGGTCATGCTGCACCTGGACGGGACCGCCGAGCGGCTCCCGGAGCGCGGCGCCGCCGTCGAGCTGGACGGCCGCGCGGTCGGGCGGGTCGGCTCTTCGGCCCGCCACCACGAGCTGGGCCCGATCGCGCTGGCCCTGGTGAAGCGGAACGTCCCGGTGGACGCCGAGTTCCTGGTGGACGGCGTGGCCGCCGCCCAGGAGGTCATCGTCCCCCCGGACACCGGCGCCGCGGCCCAGGACCGGCTGCGCGGCCTGCGCGGCCGCTGA
- a CDS encoding antitoxin, with the protein MTSPTDRGSSDEALRPVKIRAAAPRRWSPSEGEGARPSLADMAERIERRAKPDLSADDVIAEIDRGRESR; encoded by the coding sequence ATGACATCGCCCACTGACCGCGGGTCCTCCGACGAAGCCCTCCGCCCCGTGAAGATCCGTGCCGCGGCGCCCCGTCGGTGGTCGCCGTCCGAAGGGGAGGGCGCCCGGCCGTCCCTGGCCGATATGGCCGAGCGCATCGAGCGGCGCGCCAAGCCCGACCTGAGCGCGGATGACGTCATCGCGGAGATCGACCGGGGCCGGGAGAGCCGTTGA
- a CDS encoding DUF1416 domain-containing protein, whose protein sequence is MSVDGCGAPVGGVVLSEGAAADQAVIQGVVSRGGTPLSGAYARLLNGSGDFVGEVATGEEGTFRFFAADGDWKVKVLASQGFSAEFDVRAEVGKVADLAVQA, encoded by the coding sequence GTGAGCGTAGACGGGTGCGGCGCGCCGGTCGGCGGCGTGGTCCTCTCCGAGGGCGCCGCGGCCGACCAGGCCGTCATCCAGGGCGTGGTGAGCCGGGGCGGTACGCCGCTGTCCGGCGCCTACGCCCGGCTGCTGAACGGTTCCGGCGACTTCGTCGGCGAGGTCGCCACCGGTGAGGAGGGCACCTTCCGCTTCTTCGCCGCCGACGGCGACTGGAAGGTGAAGGTCCTGGCCTCCCAGGGCTTCTCCGCCGAGTTCGATGTGCGGGCCGAGGTCGGGAAGGTCGCCGACCTCGCCGTCCAGGCCTGA
- a CDS encoding type 1 glutamine amidotransferase, which produces MTDTSSALRIVWIYPDLLSTYGDQGNALVLKRRAELRGIRTEMVHVLSSDPVPTQGDVYLLGGGEDRPQILAAQRLRADGGLKRAAEAGAAVFAVCAGYQIIGESFGDDADNPLPGVGILDIRSGRGETRAVGEIVADIAPELGGGRITGFENHQGRTHLGPSARPLSTTVAGIGNDGQTEGAYQGQVLGTYLHGPALPRNPALADMLISWRVGQIAPLEPSWGERLHEERLAAALNS; this is translated from the coding sequence ATGACCGACACGAGCAGCGCGCTGCGCATCGTCTGGATCTACCCCGACCTGCTCAGCACCTACGGCGACCAGGGCAATGCGCTGGTCCTCAAGCGCCGCGCCGAGCTGCGCGGCATCCGCACCGAGATGGTGCACGTGCTCTCCAGCGACCCGGTGCCGACCCAGGGCGACGTCTACCTGCTGGGCGGCGGCGAGGACCGGCCGCAGATCCTCGCGGCCCAGCGGCTCCGCGCCGACGGCGGCCTGAAGCGCGCCGCGGAGGCCGGCGCAGCGGTGTTCGCGGTCTGCGCGGGCTACCAGATCATCGGCGAGAGCTTCGGCGACGACGCGGACAACCCGCTGCCCGGCGTCGGCATCCTGGACATCCGCAGCGGCCGCGGGGAGACCCGCGCGGTCGGCGAGATCGTCGCGGACATCGCCCCGGAGCTGGGCGGCGGCCGGATCACCGGGTTCGAGAACCACCAGGGCCGCACCCACCTCGGCCCGTCGGCCCGCCCGCTGTCCACCACGGTCGCCGGCATCGGCAACGACGGGCAGACCGAGGGCGCCTACCAGGGCCAGGTGCTCGGCACCTACCTGCACGGCCCGGCCCTGCCGCGCAACCCCGCCCTCGCCGACATGCTGATCAGCTGGCGGGTCGGCCAGATCGCCCCGCTGGAGCCGTCCTGGGGCGAGCGCCTGCACGAGGAGCGCCTCGCCGCGGCCCTGAACTCCTGA
- a CDS encoding sulfurtransferase: MSRSDVLVDADWVEAHLDDPKVVLVEVDEDTSAYDKGHIRNAIKLDWKKDLQDPVRRDFVDKTGFEKLLSERGIANDDTVVLYGGNNNWFAAYAYWYFRLYGHQSVKLLDGGRKKWELDSRELVDTVPERPATQYTASEQDASIRAFRDEVVEAIGNKALVDVRSPDEFTGKLLAPAHLPQESSQRAGHIPTARNIPWAKAANEDGTFKSDEELRQIYTEAGVDLDGDVIAYCRIGERSSHTWFALHELLGLPNVKNYDGSWTEYGSLVGVPVELGEAK, encoded by the coding sequence ATGAGCCGCTCCGACGTCCTGGTGGACGCCGACTGGGTGGAGGCTCACCTGGACGACCCGAAGGTGGTCCTCGTCGAGGTGGACGAGGACACCTCGGCCTACGACAAGGGCCACATCCGCAACGCGATCAAGCTCGACTGGAAGAAGGACCTCCAGGACCCGGTCCGCCGCGACTTCGTGGACAAGACCGGCTTCGAGAAGCTCCTCTCCGAGCGGGGCATCGCCAACGACGACACCGTCGTCCTCTACGGGGGCAACAACAACTGGTTCGCGGCCTACGCCTACTGGTACTTCCGGCTCTACGGCCACCAGAGCGTGAAGCTGCTCGACGGCGGCCGCAAGAAGTGGGAGCTGGACTCCCGCGAGCTGGTCGACACCGTGCCCGAGCGGCCGGCCACCCAGTACACCGCCAGCGAGCAGGACGCCTCGATCCGCGCGTTCCGCGACGAGGTCGTCGAGGCGATCGGCAACAAGGCGCTGGTCGACGTCCGCTCGCCCGACGAGTTCACCGGCAAGCTGCTCGCCCCCGCGCACCTGCCGCAGGAGTCCTCGCAGCGGGCCGGGCACATCCCGACCGCGCGGAACATCCCGTGGGCGAAGGCGGCCAACGAGGACGGCACCTTCAAGTCCGACGAGGAGCTCCGCCAGATCTACACCGAGGCCGGCGTGGACCTGGACGGCGACGTCATCGCCTACTGCCGGATCGGCGAGCGCTCCTCGCACACCTGGTTCGCCCTGCACGAGCTGCTGGGCCTGCCGAACGTGAAGAACTACGACGGCTCCTGGACCGAGTACGGGTCCCTGGTGGGCGTCCCGGTCGAGCTGGGGGAGGCGAAGTGA
- a CDS encoding Fur family transcriptional regulator, which produces MADLTWQDELRSRGYRVTPQRRSVLEAVGELEHATPDAIRARVQQTSEGLNLSTVYRTLDVLEKVGLVTHTHLGAGAPSYHLAEEADHLHLVCRSCGEASDVPLELAEGLVAQLEERFGFRADARHLSVFGECRACRIGSGV; this is translated from the coding sequence ATGGCCGACCTGACCTGGCAGGACGAGCTGCGCTCCCGCGGCTACCGCGTCACCCCCCAGCGGCGCTCGGTGCTGGAGGCGGTGGGCGAGCTGGAGCACGCCACCCCCGACGCCATCCGCGCCCGCGTGCAGCAGACCTCCGAGGGCCTCAACCTGTCCACCGTCTACCGGACCCTGGACGTGCTGGAGAAGGTCGGGCTGGTCACGCACACCCACCTCGGCGCCGGGGCGCCCTCCTACCACCTCGCTGAGGAGGCCGACCACCTGCACCTGGTCTGCCGGTCCTGCGGGGAGGCCTCCGACGTCCCGCTGGAGCTGGCCGAGGGGCTGGTGGCGCAGTTGGAGGAGCGGTTCGGCTTCCGCGCCGACGCCCGCCACCTGTCCGTGTTCGGCGAATGCCGGGCCTGCCGCATAGGCTCGGGGGTATGA
- a CDS encoding EamA family transporter: MTTTAVIAVLTAALLHAGWNAIAHAITDRLLGFALIGAAGMVGGAVTAAFAGVPDPQSWPALGLSALLHVGYMGFLMLSYRVGDFGQVYPLARGTSPWLVALGAAVLLGETLSPLHLAGVLVVSAGLTALVFAGGMPGREQLPALGAALVTGVMIAGYTVVDGIGVRASGDPLAYLSWLMILEGPWFLAAALLLRRGRLAARLRPVWRVGALGGLLSMAAYGLVLWAQTMGSLAAVAALRETSIIFGAIIAALVFKEGLGRLRVVSAAVVAVGIALLNL, translated from the coding sequence TTGACCACCACCGCCGTCATCGCGGTCCTCACCGCGGCCCTGCTGCACGCGGGGTGGAACGCCATCGCGCACGCGATCACCGACCGGTTGCTCGGCTTCGCGCTGATCGGCGCGGCGGGCATGGTGGGCGGCGCGGTCACCGCGGCCTTCGCCGGCGTCCCGGACCCGCAGTCCTGGCCGGCGCTGGGCCTCTCGGCGCTGCTGCACGTCGGCTACATGGGCTTCCTCATGCTCTCCTACCGGGTGGGCGACTTCGGCCAGGTCTACCCGCTGGCCCGGGGCACCTCGCCGTGGCTGGTCGCGCTGGGCGCCGCGGTGCTCCTCGGCGAGACGCTCTCCCCGCTGCACCTGGCCGGCGTGCTGGTGGTCTCCGCCGGGCTGACCGCGCTGGTGTTCGCCGGCGGGATGCCCGGCCGCGAGCAGCTGCCCGCCCTGGGCGCCGCCCTGGTCACCGGGGTGATGATCGCCGGCTACACGGTGGTGGACGGGATCGGCGTGCGCGCCTCCGGCGACCCGCTGGCCTACCTGTCCTGGCTGATGATCCTGGAAGGGCCGTGGTTCCTCGCCGCCGCGCTGCTGCTGCGCCGCGGCCGGCTGGCCGCCCGGCTCCGCCCGGTCTGGCGGGTCGGCGCGCTCGGCGGCCTGCTCTCCATGGCCGCCTACGGGCTGGTGCTGTGGGCGCAGACCATGGGCAGCCTGGCGGCCGTCGCGGCGCTCCGGGAGACCAGCATCATCTTCGGGGCGATCATCGCCGCCCTGGTCTTCAAGGAGGGCCTGGGCCGGCTCCGGGTGGTCTCCGCGGCCGTGGTGGCGGTCGGCATCGCCCTGCTCAACCTCTGA
- a CDS encoding SdpI family protein — MLIDDPGPPPRRPAPAERADVSPEWVEAQRGTEARTNRPLVAALWVLCGLALLAVALWPLRILPGLLALVAVLGCLVVAVPVTVALLQSRRVIAERLAAERARLEAERRAAEGELRRRQEEHALEHTAWRARRRAFEAQPRWYGLKVPEDTGAVLVAGGGDAGWSALLTTVGASRVGSGGDVTVLDLSGRAVAGDLAALVRRAGIAPRIWVLPADLPRMNLGIGLEPDQRARTLAAVAAAFDPKADTEANVELLGAVLEVLGPDAGTDALLAGLRALALPEEDAEGALPDLLTAEQRARIRERCGTDRERVERAWELEGHLAPFEGVGARAEAEPYAQVKIIATDRAAGGVAARAYGTYTAAALCRLLEMRGAAADGRWGRTIMVCGADALSGADLDRLIAAAAAAGTGLVLFFPEADDEVMARLERDDVFPVLMRQPAGRPAARLAEWLGDAPELPLHRLTEVIGEALDGTVADSYVEDVHPGTAATAPVAVRNAASSIPPLDLARHLRDATSWGRATAQAAQMDEADAARPGAGARPHRIDAHGLRTLPPTAMLVPGPDGPVAADANPGILTLPATTLATVEEGPPAPPPEPDADGPAPNLGPPPERLDWRTEPEVHH; from the coding sequence GTGCTGATCGACGACCCCGGCCCCCCGCCGCGCCGCCCGGCCCCCGCCGAGCGCGCCGATGTCAGCCCGGAATGGGTGGAGGCGCAGCGCGGCACCGAGGCGCGCACCAACCGGCCGCTGGTCGCCGCGCTGTGGGTGCTGTGCGGGCTGGCGCTGCTCGCCGTCGCGCTGTGGCCGCTGCGCATCCTGCCCGGCCTGCTCGCCCTGGTCGCGGTGCTCGGCTGCCTGGTGGTCGCGGTGCCGGTGACGGTGGCGCTGCTGCAGAGCCGCCGGGTGATCGCCGAGCGCCTGGCCGCGGAGCGGGCCCGGCTGGAGGCCGAGCGGCGGGCCGCCGAGGGGGAGCTCCGCCGCCGCCAGGAGGAGCACGCCCTGGAGCACACCGCCTGGCGGGCGCGGCGCCGCGCGTTCGAGGCGCAGCCGCGCTGGTACGGGCTGAAGGTGCCGGAGGACACCGGCGCGGTGCTCGTCGCCGGCGGCGGCGACGCCGGCTGGTCGGCGCTGCTGACCACGGTGGGCGCGTCCCGGGTCGGCTCCGGGGGAGACGTCACCGTGCTCGACCTGTCCGGCCGGGCCGTCGCCGGCGACCTGGCGGCGCTGGTCCGCCGGGCCGGCATCGCCCCGCGGATCTGGGTGCTCCCCGCCGACCTGCCCCGGATGAACCTGGGCATCGGCCTGGAGCCGGACCAGCGGGCGCGCACGCTCGCCGCGGTCGCCGCCGCGTTCGACCCCAAGGCCGACACCGAGGCCAACGTGGAGCTGCTCGGCGCGGTGCTGGAGGTGCTCGGCCCGGACGCCGGGACCGACGCCCTGCTGGCAGGCCTGCGTGCGCTCGCCCTGCCCGAGGAGGACGCCGAGGGGGCGCTGCCGGACCTGCTCACCGCGGAGCAGCGGGCGCGGATCCGGGAGCGCTGCGGCACCGACCGGGAGCGGGTCGAGCGCGCTTGGGAGCTGGAGGGCCACCTGGCCCCCTTCGAAGGGGTCGGGGCGCGGGCCGAGGCCGAGCCCTACGCCCAGGTGAAGATCATCGCCACCGACCGGGCCGCGGGCGGCGTCGCGGCCCGCGCCTACGGCACCTACACCGCGGCCGCGCTCTGCCGGCTGCTGGAGATGCGCGGCGCCGCCGCCGACGGCCGGTGGGGCCGCACCATCATGGTCTGCGGCGCCGACGCCCTCTCCGGGGCCGACCTGGACCGGCTGATCGCCGCGGCCGCCGCGGCCGGCACCGGGCTGGTGCTCTTCTTCCCCGAGGCCGACGACGAGGTGATGGCCCGGCTGGAGCGGGACGACGTCTTCCCGGTGCTGATGCGCCAGCCCGCCGGCCGCCCGGCGGCCCGGCTGGCCGAGTGGCTGGGCGACGCCCCGGAGCTGCCGCTGCACCGGCTCACCGAGGTGATCGGCGAGGCGCTGGACGGCACCGTCGCCGACAGCTACGTGGAGGACGTGCACCCCGGGACGGCGGCCACCGCGCCGGTCGCGGTCCGCAACGCGGCCTCCTCGATCCCGCCGCTGGACCTGGCCCGGCACCTGCGCGACGCGACGTCCTGGGGGCGGGCCACCGCCCAGGCCGCGCAGATGGACGAGGCGGACGCCGCCCGGCCCGGCGCCGGGGCCCGCCCGCACCGCATCGACGCGCACGGCCTGCGCACCCTGCCGCCCACCGCGATGCTGGTCCCCGGCCCGGACGGCCCGGTCGCGGCCGACGCCAACCCGGGCATCCTCACCCTGCCCGCGACCACCCTGGCCACCGTGGAGGAGGGCCCGCCCGCCCCGCCGCCGGAACCGGACGCCGACGGCCCGGCCCCCAACCTCGGCCCGCCCCCGGAGCGGCTGGACTGGCGGACGGAACCGGAGGTGCACCACTGA